The DNA window tggttttattaaaaaaaagttatcaaatattaaattcaaagtCCTATCTTtactatttaagaaaatacatgatctattttgtcatttaacaaaaaagaTGGTCTAAtcaataacttttgcaaaacatatgttccaaaatattatttatccaaatattatttatttaatgtgctTAATATTTATGTAACTAACTACCCACCCTTGTCATCTTAGACTCTTTACTGTTACACTTTACAGTTACGAAAATAGCCCTAACTACGGTGCTCCGCTTCACTCCGACGACTACCACCGAAGCCACCTCCACTCCCATCCCATCTTCTAATCCTTTGGTATCTTTTCCTAACACTAAATTTATTTACATTCTTCTATTTCATACTCTGTTTTCTACTCAATATTTCCTCtgatttttgagaaattcatgTTTTTAAACTTAGCAAATGCTCAAACAATCATACTGTTGTTGCCTTTTATTTGATACTTTCTAGTGAAGATCTCATCTAATAATCATGGTTCTGTATATCATTGCCTTTTCATTTGCTTAGAACACTCaaagtttgattttttataAGTACTGATAATTCTCAGATGGAGTAGTATTTGATACTTTGTAGTGAAGATCTGATCTGATTTTTGAGAAATTGATGTTTTTGAACTTAGGAAATGGTCAGAAAGGATGATTATGGTGAATTTAGACTTCAAATTGGTCTCAGCTAGATTTATTTTCTTGTACCTAATGATTAGACCGACTCTGCTGGTACCAGAACAATAGCAGAATCAAAATAGAGAGAAACTTGTCTATAGATTGATAGATTAGAACAGAGAATTACAGAGACAATATAAACTATCCTTTACTCTACCACAATGACTTAACAGTTAATCAATTAGCTCTTGGTTGTGTGCCTCAAATCAATTAACTTATTTTCACCTTTCTTCTTACAACAGACGACGATTAGTTTGTGTATATATGGATTCAACAGCAAATTGGTTTGGAGGGTCTGAGAGCCTAGTGGCATTGGCCCAACAGCTCTGTCACTACAAGGCACCGCGAATGCCCTTTGATGATGATTCAGAGGAGGCCACCTCTGAAGAGAGTGCAGGAAAGGTCGTGTCCCAAGTGGGTGTCGTGGAATCGGCTACCCCAATTAGCCGAAACCCACAAAGATTCAAACAAAAGAGAGCAGCTGTCTTAATCTGTCTTTTCCAAGGAGATGCTGGGGATCTGAGAGTAATTCTCACAAAGCGGTCCTCCACTCTGTCTACTCACTCGGGTAAGGGTTAAGTTTATGAGATAATTGGGAATCTGTTGTGTTTCTGAAATGGGGAGTTTGATGGGGTTTTTGTTTTTGCAGGTGAAATTGCTTTGCCAGGGGGTAAAGCAGAGGAGGGTGATAAGGATGATGGTGACACAGCTACGAGGGAGGCACATGAGGAAATTGGTTTGGATCCATCACTTGTCAATGTTGTGACggttcttgaaccattcctttccaaggtttttttttttttgctttttcttttctattttcatCTTAAATTATCAATCAATACATAGACCTAGATAGATAGATTCATTTGAGAGATCTGATCTGAATAATGGCCCATTGCTTCATTTTGAGTTGAATGTTAATAATCATTGGCATCTTCTACTTGCAGCATCTTCTTAGAGTAGTTCCAGTCATTGGCATACTTAATGACAAGGAATCATTCAAGCCTGCTCCTAATCCTGATGAAGTAGAAACTGTATTTGATGCCCCATTGGAAATGTTTATTAAGGTTCACTGtcattcattatatatatattcacttTTGTCAAATCACATGTCCAAAGTGGATGGACCTTTAATAgaaatattcatacatatttttgtTTAGGATGAGAACAGAAGAGTAGAAGAAAGAGAGTGGATGGGGAACAAGTACCTTATTCATTTCTTTGACTATGAAACAGAGAATAACAAGTTCATGATATGGGGTTTGACTGCTGGGATCTTGATTAAAGCAGCATCAGTTGTATACCAACGGCCACCGCCTTTTCCAGCGCAAAATCCTATCTTTAAAATTCTTCGAAATGTAGAAAAAGATACTGCATTGCCCTAattataagaaaaaagaaaaattctttTGGAGTGTAATAATGTGACAGTGTGTTACTTCACCTAATAGATTTGATTCTTGTGGCAAATGAGTAGTGGAGGAAAGGAATGGGGTGTTAAAAGTTGAGAGAAAGCTTGTAATTAAagttaggctaattagtaatttttccccctgaactttgacatgtactaaatcatgcccctgaacttttttggccgttaaaaattccccccaaactattgagattgttaaatttaaagacttttgtttaattttagtaaaaaaattataacatggataaaagttcaaggggcatgatttagtacatatcaaagtttgaggggcataatttggtagatatcaaagtctgaggagcatgatttagtacataaataatcactgaaacggtaaaattgaatgaaattagacaaaagtctttaaatttaaccatctcaatagttcgggggaatTTCTAACGGCAAAAAAGGTTTAGGaagtatgatttagtacatgccAAAGTTCGGagggaaaaattaataattagccTTAAAGTTACTATAAGCTAAATTTCTCGTCGAAAATGAATTGATATTTTATGTGGCTCATCATTCCCACTTATAAGAATGTTGTATTTGTCCTCTTCTACTGTTGAACTGTTGGAGATGCTGGGCACTTTCAAACTGTTCTATGTCAAACTCTCTTTAACTGCATTTCATTTTGACAGACATAAAATGCTATCCTTAACTGCATTGATGGTATTTCAGAGACTGCCATTCTCCATGTTTTCCCTTTCAACTCAGAGAAAAAGCAAAGCGAGGGGGTGTTGCTTTGAAACAGGTATGTGATTTACTTGTTTGTTTGTTGAATTATGCCAATATCACAACTTTGGAACATTCATTGAGTtgtttttattaactttaatACTGTTACAACATCTGatacaacaaaatattacaTAATGCGTTTACCTCTTGTAGGTTGAGCAGCATTCACAATTGTcttgttttcttataataatatcattttattttcatggtAGGCGGACTCAAAAGTGCATATACATTGGAAGGGGGTTAGTGGAGATAGCCTTGGCCTCGTGTACAGGGTATCTTGATGCAAATGGTTGTGTGTAGTCCATTGATGAAAATAAGGTTAGcaatggtgatattttaaatgaGAAAGGAAGTATAATATGTGAAATTTAGAAGGAACAACAGAATTTGTGGAAACCAATAAAAACATATGTAGACGAAGAAAGAACCCCATTTGGTCAATAATTAGAATTTTAAGTCAGAACTTTTTGGGTTAGTGTAAGGTTACAAATTTGCCATGAATTGTTTTGATTTGATGTGTTGTTATTACTTATTAGATCAGTTACAGATATTTTGTAGAATTAAAATTGGAATTAAAACGAAACGCAATCACCCAGTTAGAAGATTCCTCCAATCGTTTTGGATCAATTTTCTTTTCATATTCTTATTGCAGGTCCTACGAGTTGGACCAAGTTCCTCCAATCAGTCTCATTGGTGACGGCGAAGACACCAACCTATGGCAATCTGCTTGGCTCAATGGTTATCCCTTGCGTGACCAACCAGCCAGGATCACTCCTTCGGACAGTGACCTCTTACTCCCAGCACTAGAACTGCTATGTAGGCTTTTGGAAAAGGCACAGCACTAGAACTCTGCTATGTAGGCTTTTGTGGTTTGAATCCCTCTCTTTCCATACCCTTATTAACACTTAATTCACCAACATTACCGACCTCAATGTATCAAATAACAATGAATAGGTATATGTGAAATATCTGTGATAAATCCAATAAAAAGACGGAGCCTAGCAAGGATAGGAAAGACAGTATCCTAAGATCTAGGAGAAGTGGTACTTTGAAAGAGAGATGTTAAGAGTAGTTGGAGAGCTTTTGTTCTCTCTTGTCTTCACTTCACATTCAACTTGAAGATGTCTTTATGGGGATTTTAGGTTACCAAGAAGCTTCATCTTGCTCCCACAATTAGAGAATAAGATCTTTTTCGGTTAGACAGTACAAGCTTGTAGGAGGAGCATTTTCATCATCGATATCAATGATAACAATAGCTTGTTGTTCAAAATCAGATTTCTTGTCACCTGCATTGAACATGGAAGTTAGGTATCTTAGCTACTCAAATGTACTAGATCAGTCTTCATAATCATATTcaaacaaagagaaaaaaaaaaaaaagaatatccttgttcAATTATATTTATGGAATGCCTAACAAAACAATTTCTTTGACAAAATGCCAATCCCAACTTAGTCATCTATCAGTAATAACTATGTTTGTCAACCCGAACTTGATTTTCGATACACTAAGCATATAACAAAATGAAACCTGAAGCGCATCATCATGCCAAGTTTGACAACATCAAAAGGCGCTTTAATTAAGTACCACTGGCTTACCATGCCtgcaaaactaatttaaaaccCAGACTAATCCAGGCAAAAGGAATCATACAAATACCCAATGACTATCACCTAATCAAATGTCTCACTGTTTCTTATGTGAATTGAGTCATAACTTTCACTAATAAAGTCCGAATTCGGTAATTCAAGTAGCTGCAGAAATCTAAGCCTCGGCGTTAAAACAAAACCTCTATGTTACAGACTCGGCTCAATTGTATTGTAAGGTCTGTTTTGATAAATTGAAGGCTGTAATTAGACATATGTTTCAAATAGATTCATTGATCAACCTACCACCTAGTATATCTCATACAACTACTCTTTGCAGACATTCCGAACCTTGAAATATGAATCCCAGAAATCCCACATATTAACATACTAATTAAGTTATTTGGTGATTACAGCATTCAGGTAATGATACATTCATTCATACTTAACATAAATAAAGGCCCATCTCATAGATTACAAAAATGTCCTCCTACATTTATCAGTAGAAACTACAAAAGTCATTTCCATAACATTTAATCCTTTCAAACTCACATTATGACTCAACTTTTTTGAATAGATTTGATGCCTGTTTATACTACATTATGTTAGCAATTTAGCATTTTCCTTTTAACTCAAATAAACACATGCTTAATAAGTAAATCCCAAGAAGCAATGCAAACAAAGATCTCTTACTTGGAAAATCTTGATTCATTGGATTAGACAAGGTGGACGTGAAGGACGACGAGCAGAGCCTGAAACAACATCAAATCCATCATGTACCCTTCTCCCCATTTGCCTTGTTAGATTCAGTGGAATCTCTGGCTGTTGTTACCTTAGTAACCAGAGACTCCATTTCTAAAACAGTTTCTGTTTCAGCTTCTAACAAGGTCACCCTTTTCTCCAATTCCTCAAAAGTTTTCTTCCAAACTTCATTATCACCCACAACTCTATTTTCTCCAGACTCTAAAACCTTGTTCTTCACCTTGACCTGAGCAATCCCATCCAACTTTTCTCTCTCATTCTTCTTCAATTCATTCTGTAATCGTTCTAACATTTCGTCTGTTTCTTTAGCTTTCTCCCTCGCCAATTTAGTTTCCTCCTGAGCTTTCATAACTCTTTCCAAAATTTTCTTCCAAACTTCATTATCATCCTCAGCTCTATTTTCTTCATACTCAAAATCATTGTTCTTCTCCATGATCTGACCAATCTCATCCAACTTTTCTCTCTCATTCTTCTTCAAATCTTTCCGTAATCGTTCTAACATTTCTTCTGCTATTTTAGTTTTCTCCTCAGCCAATTTCATTCCCTCTTCAGCTTTTATAACCTTTTCCTCTGTCTCTCTTGCTTTCTCTTCAGCCATCTTTAAATCTTTCCGCAACCGTTCTAACATTTCTGCTGTTTTCTTAGCTTTCTCCCAAGCCAATTTCTTTCCCTCTTCAGCTTTTACAACCTTTTCCTCTGTCTCTCTAACTTTGTCACCAGCTTCTCTTGCTTTCTCTTCAGCCAATTTCATTCCCTCTTCAGCCACCTTCACTCTCTTTCTCATGATCTCATAATTCTCCCTCGAAATTCTACTCTCACTACTATTTTTACTCAATCTCTTGACCTCAAGATCAAGTCGGATAGTCTCAGACTCCAACTCAGTGATTTGTTTCTTCATCTTGTTTTCTTTATTGACCAGAATCTCCTCGACTCGGTCAAAATCAGAGCTCCTGAATGCCGATCTGAGATCATAAATGAGCTCAGAAATGCTCAGTTCAGCTCTTTCGTCATCACTTTGGTCCAGACTAAAACTAGGCGGAGACTCAACCTCCATTATCACTGTCACACCAAAACCcacaaaaaaaaaggaaaaaaaaaaacttaaaagtgttctatctaagcaaatgaaaattgaaaaggCAATGATATACAGAACCATGATTTTTAGATCATttcctaagtttgaaaacatgaatttctcaaaaatcaGATCAGATCTTCACTACAAAGTATCAAATAATACTCCATAAAAAACAAACTTTGAGTGTTCTAACCAAATAAAAGGCAACAGCTACGATTGTTTGACCAATTTCTAAGTTTAACAACATCAATTTCTCAAAAATCAGAGTAGAAATAGAGTACAGAGTATCAAATACAACAATGTAATGGAGCTCAAATAAATTTAGTATGACTGCAGTGAAAAAGTTAGGAAAAGATACCAAAGGATTAGGAAATGGGATCGGAGTGGGGTGGCGTCGGTCGTAGTCGTCGGAGTGGGGTGGCGTCGGTCGTAGTCACCGGAGTAGGGTGGCGTCGGTCGTAGTCGTCGGAGGGGAGCAGAGCACCGTAATTAGGGTTATTTTCCAAActgtaaattaaaatataactaaCAGTAAAGAGTCTAAGACAAGGGTGGGTAGTTAGTtggttaaatattaattaagctTAGTAAATTATCAAtagctaagtttaattttttaaacataaatataacttaagtattactatgtttaaaaataaaatttaaatatttatcacaattaattttttttttttttttaatgatatcacaattaaacttaaatatttattttacaaattattcttatatttatttattttttgaaatttttatctacataattaaaattaaaaaaaattactctatatattatttttttattatttttttttttttcatttttacagtTCGGATTGCTCTGGTGGTTACTTCAATGGTTTCTTTGTGGATTTTAGTTACGATTTAAATTCTTTCGTTGGTTACTATGTAAATTTacgtaaaaataccaaaaaaaaatatatatatatatattttaaagtgtaaaaataaaaataaaaaataaaaaatcctaaatttaaaaattatacattcatccaaacaaaaaattaaaaattgtaattaattttatattgttatattttttcatttaattttttttagggatttttcaaattttatttgtaattttctACTTAatgacaaaataataataaaaatactaaaaatatattcatCAAACATTCTTTAAATCATACCAACTTTAACTTGCAAAAAGCAAATATAAACATATACATACTAACTTTAACTTGTTACTAATATCTGTCTAGCTTTGACTAATACCAGTCAATTTGCTAATTTTGTACAAATGTGGGGAAGAGAAAGACAACTACTTCAACCTTaacttaaacatatatatacattaagaGGAACAAAGGAAAGAATGGTTTTTCTAACTGTTCCTAAGGTAAGGTAGTGGActaatcatatatatttatatatatatatagacatatACACAAATATTCTAGGCAAGCATGTGTTAGTTTAGTGAATCTGTATATCTTGCTTATCTTAGTTAAATAGGTCTCTGGCTTTCTGACATGATCTCATCTAAATCAACGCCACCATCAATGTCCGATGAGGAACTAACCTCAAAATCGAAAGCATCACCCTCATCACCAACTGTTAGCTTGTTAAGAGTAGTTGGAGAGCTTTTGtcttctcttatcttctctTCACTTTCAACTTGAACATGTCTTGATGGTGATTTTCGGTTCTCAGAAGGTTTACACTCATCAAGCCTCATCTTGCTCCCACTTACATTAGGCGAACAGGGTCTTTTTCGTTTGGCAAGTATGGGCTTAATATCCCAATTGGTCAGATCTATAGGGCTTTTATCATGCAAATTACTTCTAAGAGGAGAACTTTCATCATCACtatcaataataacaataatttgtTGTTCAAAATCAGATTTCTTGTC is part of the Cannabis sativa cultivar Pink pepper isolate KNU-18-1 chromosome 5, ASM2916894v1, whole genome shotgun sequence genome and encodes:
- the LOC115716323 gene encoding nudix hydrolase 15, mitochondrial encodes the protein MDSTANWFGGSESLVALAQQLCHYKAPRMPFDDDSEEATSEESAGKVVSQVGVVESATPISRNPQRFKQKRAAVLICLFQGDAGDLRVILTKRSSTLSTHSGEIALPGGKAEEGDKDDGDTATREAHEEIGLDPSLVNVVTVLEPFLSKHLLRVVPVIGILNDKESFKPAPNPDEVETVFDAPLEMFIKDENRRVEEREWMGNKYLIHFFDYETENNKFMIWGLTAGILIKAASVVYQRPPPFPAQNPIFKILRNVEKDTALP